The genomic stretch CTTTTAAATGAAGAATTGGAATCCTGTTAGGAAATTTCTGTATATAACTTAACGGATCGAATCCAGCCATTTTCACCCAATAAGTATCCACTTCTGGAAGAAGTGCCACACCTTCTGTTTCATCTAAGATAAAATCAAGTGCAAACTTATCATCAATCATTGTTCGAAATTCAAAGTCGTGGTGATGATAACCAACCCGATAACCCCTAGGTTGTACTTTTTTTGCTACTTCAATAAGATCATGTTTCGCTTTTTTATAACCTACCTCATTTTGCATCGTTTCCTCAAGATAATGGCAGAAAAAGTCAGTCGTACCAAATAAGTCAGCTTCTTTTAAAACCACATCTAACTCATTGTTCATACGATCAAGAGGTATATGCATACCAGCCGTATTTAATCCTGCTTCTTTTAAAACTTGCGCAATTTCTTCAGCTGAATAATCATAAAGTCCATCAATTTGGACAGCAGCGTAGCCCATTTTCTTTAAATCACGCAGTACACCTGGAAAATCATTTTTTATTTCATTCCGCAGAGTATATAATTGTGCAGCAAATTTATGTCTCATATTATTTTCCCTCCCCTATTTTTATTTCTTCTAAATTTAAAAAGTTCATATCTTCACTCGTTAAGAAAATCTCTAACCCCTTTATGGAAGATAACAATTCATTTACTTTCTCAGGACCAATGATTGCTGCGGTAGGAAATGGTTGATTTAGCACAAAAGCTAGAGCTATTTCAATTGCACTTGCTCCTTTATCTTCAGCTAGTTTCTTCGCACGTTTATAACGCTCCCAATTCTCCTCGTTATAATATACGTCTACAATTTCCTTATTTTCTTTATTTTCGGGAGTGAATTGGCCACTAAAGAAGCCTCCTGCCTGAGAGCTCCATGATAATAATGGCATTTGAGTACCCTTATGCCATTTAGAAATATCTTCGTTTACAGATACACAACCTTCCCATCTTGGTTTATTTACTTGTGCTAAACTAAGATTTGGACTATTAAATGTAAAGCCAATTAGACCATATTTTGCCGCATAGTCATTTGCTTCTTGAATTCTTGTATGAGACCAGTTTGATGAACCAATTGCATGGATTCTCCCAGATGCAATATGTTCATTTAACACTTCAATAATTGGTCCTACTTTTACATTTGGATCATCTCGGTGAAGTGCATAAAAATCAATATAATTTGTTTTCAATCGATCCAAACTTTCTAAAATATCTTTATTAATTGAGTTCGGATTTACTCGAAGTCCCGGCTCCCCATCATCAGGGTGAGCTCCTTTTGTAAAGATGTGAATTTCTTGCCTATTACCTCTTGACTCAATCCATTCTCCTAAAATTACTTCACTATTAATATATTGATGAGCTGTATCAAACGTATTTCCACCAGCTTTAATATACTCATCCATTATTAGAAAAGCTTTTTCTCTATCATTTAATTGGTAAAAACCAGCTGTTCCTAAAATTAAACGGGAACATCGTTTTTCAATCGATTTATTATCAGCTAAACCTTTAAGAGTAATATATTTCATTGTCATTTCCCCCTCTTTTCTAAAAATTGATCTCGCTTTGCAATCATGACGTCAGGAATATTTGTGTCCATTGCATCAATTCCCCACTCTAGAATTCTTTTCCATACATAAATGTCGTCACTCATACTACCATGTACATAGAATCCATGTTGATGCAATTCGTCTACTAAACTAGGAGAAAGTTGAAAAATGGGGGCATTCAGCACCTGCGCCTCGATTGAACGCAAATATTTCACAGGGTTTACTAATCTTGATGCACTAATTACATTCGTCAATATCTTTCGACTATAGGACCTCACTTCCACTAAAGATGCGTGATTAAAGGACATCATTTGCACTTGGTCTTCCATACGGTAATTTTCAACTAGCTGAACGATTTTTTTTGCAAGTGGTTCATGTAAATGCTCCATTTGTTTCAACTCAATATTCAACCAAATTTTATCTTTAGCCCAATCAATTACTTCTTCAAAAGTAGGTATTTTTGCACCGACAAATTCATCAGAGAACCTGGATCCAGCGTCTAGTCTTTGGATTTCCGCTAATGTATACTCATGAACAAAACCTTGCCCATTTGTTTTCTTATTTAATAGAAAGTCATGAAAAACGATCGCCTCTCCATCTTTTGTTAATTGGACATCAAGTTCCAGCATATCTGCTTTAAGTTCTAAGCCCTTTTTAAAGGAGTACATTGTATTATCAGGACAATATGCTGACGCACCGCGATGTGCACCAATATAACTCATTTTTTTACCTTGAAAAATACTAACCATGTTCTTCACCGACCTCTCATTTAAATCATTACCGGATATACCAAGAAAGCTTATAATAAGAAATATTATGAAGAAAAATAAATCGGATTACTTAAAGCAGCTAACAGTCTGGAATTAACTTCTGGAAAATAACGCCAAACTTCCACACGATAAAAAGTTCTTTCGCCTTTATCTATTGTTAAGTCGAATTGACCTTTATGATCCTCTACCATTACTTCCAATTCAATTCCATCATTAGAAATTACTTTTACCACATCGCTATGTTTTGTACCCTTCACGCTAATAAGTACGGGTTGGTTTTGTTCTTGGCATACATCACCAGTCATGTAATTTCCACATGTTAAACTGATAAACGGACCCTCTGGTGAATAACTTAAAACAACATGTCCTTTATCAATAGCCTTTAAGATTTCGTTACTTGTTAAAGATTTACTATACACCCATGTAGTCGGCATACCGTGAACTACATATGGATCAGGACGATGTACATCACTACCTCCGACAGCCACCAGTCGTTTACCTGATATCAACTGTTCTTGCCACCAAGTAAGTGCGTCCTCGTTCTCTTCTCTCCATGGTCCATTCCATACTTCTACCCAATCATAATCAAAATTCCAGTCCAATCTCCAGCCAGTATTACGGCAATACGGATGATTCAATGAAATATGAGCACCATTTTCGCGGGCTTCTTTTAATCGGATATGCAGTTCTTCCATGTTCTGCACTCTAAAATCGCAAACAGGATCTGCTACGCCAAGAAGGTTTAAATGACCCCAGTTTGTAGTTAATTCCATTCCCGGAATAAACAAAGTAGAAACATCACGCGGATAGGATTCATTTTGACTGACGACATTGTGGTCAGTTAATGCGACAAAATCAAGTCCAGCTTTTGTAGCAATGTCAGCTTTCTCTCTTAGTGTGTATTTTCCGTCACTATGTACACTATGAGTATGTAAATCACCCTTTAACCAGCGATGTTCTTCTTCTGTGTATTCAATTGTCAATTTCACTGTACATCCTAATTTAGATACTTTATAGGCTCCAAGAATAACTGCCCACTCACCTTCTGTTAATTCTCCATGCAAATAACCAGGTGTAGCCTTTTCTTGGTGAATGAAAAACTCAGTACGAGCACCTCCACTCCAGCCTCGTACTCTTTTTGAATCTCTTACACCTAAATCAATCACGCTTGATGCTATTCCTTCTTGGACAATTTCCATTTTAATCTTAATTTGTTCTAGGCAAGCAGAAACCAAAAATGGAATTTCTATATATAAGTTTTCTTCCTCATGAGAGATGTATTTTGATATTGTTTCACTTTTTGAACATACTTGGATAATACTCACTTAATATAACCTCCTCATTGATGCTATTCTTTACCTGAACCCAGCATCAAACCTTTTACGAAATATTTTTGTACAAAAGGATAGATTACTAGTAATGGAATGATTGCGATAACAATCCCAGCCATCCGGACATTTGCTGTAATAAAATCACTGCTTGAAGTTGAATCCGATGAAATAATAAGCGAACGTAAAGCAAGTTGTAATGTGTATTTTTTATCATCATTGATGTATAGCAATGCAGACGTAAAATGGTTCCATCTGCTTACAAATTCAAATAACGTTATTGTTGCAAGTCCTGGTTTTGCTAAAGGTAAGTAAATCTTAGTGAAAATTCTAAAATCTCCTGCTCCATCCATTCTTGCTGACTCAGCCATTTCATGAGAAATCCCTAAAAAGTAATTTCGCATGAGTAGCACACTGAACCCAGATATTAATCCATTAACTACAAGTGATGTAAGGGTATTTAATAATCCAAAGTCCTTATTGATTACATATAAAGGAATCATAATTGCCTCACTTGGAATCATCATTGTGAACATGATGAATGTCATCATCAGTTTTTTTCCAGGCAATTCCTTTTGGACTAATACATAACCAGCCATCGCTGACAAAAATACGTGAATTACGGTACCAAATACAGTAACAATGATATTGTTATAAAACGGTCTCCAAAGTTCGAGTTTTCTCCAAATTGTTTCATATCCAACTAATGAGATTTCAGTTGGCCAAAGTTTAATACCAGGTTTCATTGACTCGATATTTGAAGATAATGAGACAGTCAGTGTATTTAATAATGGTACAAGCATTGTAATGACTAAAAGCAACAAAAATATTATATTGAGTGTATAAAAGCATTTGCGCTTCCAACTCCATTGACTCCAACGTTTCATCTTTTATACCTCCTCATCAAATCGGATTAATTTTCTTACAACAATTGTGAGAATTAGCGTAGCGACGATTACTAACATCGAAGCTGCTGTTGCAACTCCCATTTTAAACTCAAGTAAACCTTTCTCATAGGTGTACGTCATAAGAACATCTACTTTTCGAGCAATCGATGGATTACCCATAACAATAATCTGATCAAATATTCTTAATGCCCCTAATAGGTTTAAAAGAAATACTACTTTCATTGTTGAAAATAATTGAGGAATCATTATATTTTTTATTTCATCCCAGCGTGATGCACCATCCATTCTAGCCGCTTCATATAAAGATGGACTGATTCCAACAATAGCCGCTAAGTAAAGGATACAAGTGTAGCCCATATCTTTCCAGATTGCTGAAATGATCATTAGTGGTTTTGCATATTCATCCAATGTAAAAAAGTGAATCGGTTTACCACCAAACACTTTAATTAACTCATTTACAAGTCCTCCATCAGGTGATAATAGATAAATCCAAATTCCACCTACGACTACCCATGAAAATAAATGAGGAATATAAATAACCATTTGAGTGAATTTTTTAAAACTGACTCGAATAACCTCATTTAGGGAGATTGCTACAATAATTGGAAAGATAAACCCGATTACTAGAATACCTCCGCCAATGACAATTGTATTGACTAAAACACGCCAAAAGACCGGATCATTTAGTACAGTGATATAATTTTGAAATCCAATAAAGGGACGATCACCAATTATTCTAAAATCTTGGAAACTTATAATTAGTCCACGTACTAATGGATAATAGGCAAAAAGTAGAAAATAGAGAAAAATAGGGATCATCATTACATAAAGCCATGTGTATCGTTTATACTTCTTCAATTGAATCATCACCTTATATTTTGGTTTTTATGTATACAATGAACTATTTAATTAAAGCGGTTTAATAGTTTGTAAAAAAAGAGTGAGAGTTTTTAAACTCACCCTCTTTTTCACACTTAAATACTATTTATCTATTAATCCTGCATCGAGCAATTCTTTATGCATTTTATTCACTGCTTCTTTTGCATCCATTTTACCCATCATTGCTTTTAATGCATAGTTCTGAACGATTTTTTCAGCTGTTGGCCAGTCGGCTGTTGAAATTTCTAACGAAGAGTTAGCTAGAACGATTTTTTCTGCATCCGCAACTCCTGGAAGCATTCCGAATGGGTTTTTCCAATTTGTGTTGTTCGGGAATGGTGCCCCATGATCCATACTGTGCTCTTTACCAGTATTTGTTAACTCATATTTACCATCTGTAACTTTATAGTCATAGTCTTTAATACCAAGAGTCGATAATATATTACCTTCTTTTGAATGCCAGAACTCAAGGA from Arthrobacter citreus encodes the following:
- a CDS encoding sugar phosphate isomerase/epimerase, encoding MRHKFAAQLYTLRNEIKNDFPGVLRDLKKMGYAAVQIDGLYDYSAEEIAQVLKEAGLNTAGMHIPLDRMNNELDVVLKEADLFGTTDFFCHYLEETMQNEVGYKKAKHDLIEVAKKVQPRGYRVGYHHHDFEFRTMIDDKFALDFILDETEGVALLPEVDTYWVKMAGFDPLSYIQKFPNRIPILHLKDMTNDDRKYFAEVGTGSIDFEPILLWGEKNGVEFYAVEQDFCTGNPMDSLELSLTNLIKLSEKLKR
- a CDS encoding aldo/keto reductase, with the protein product MKYITLKGLADNKSIEKRCSRLILGTAGFYQLNDREKAFLIMDEYIKAGGNTFDTAHQYINSEVILGEWIESRGNRQEIHIFTKGAHPDDGEPGLRVNPNSINKDILESLDRLKTNYIDFYALHRDDPNVKVGPIIEVLNEHIASGRIHAIGSSNWSHTRIQEANDYAAKYGLIGFTFNSPNLSLAQVNKPRWEGCVSVNEDISKWHKGTQMPLLSWSSQAGGFFSGQFTPENKENKEIVDVYYNEENWERYKRAKKLAEDKGASAIEIALAFVLNQPFPTAAIIGPEKVNELLSSIKGLEIFLTSEDMNFLNLEEIKIGEGK
- a CDS encoding glycerophosphodiester phosphodiesterase; protein product: MVSIFQGKKMSYIGAHRGASAYCPDNTMYSFKKGLELKADMLELDVQLTKDGEAIVFHDFLLNKKTNGQGFVHEYTLAEIQRLDAGSRFSDEFVGAKIPTFEEVIDWAKDKIWLNIELKQMEHLHEPLAKKIVQLVENYRMEDQVQMMSFNHASLVEVRSYSRKILTNVISASRLVNPVKYLRSIEAQVLNAPIFQLSPSLVDELHQHGFYVHGSMSDDIYVWKRILEWGIDAMDTNIPDVMIAKRDQFLEKRGK
- a CDS encoding PHP domain-containing protein — translated: MEIVQEGIASSVIDLGVRDSKRVRGWSGGARTEFFIHQEKATPGYLHGELTEGEWAVILGAYKVSKLGCTVKLTIEYTEEEHRWLKGDLHTHSVHSDGKYTLREKADIATKAGLDFVALTDHNVVSQNESYPRDVSTLFIPGMELTTNWGHLNLLGVADPVCDFRVQNMEELHIRLKEARENGAHISLNHPYCRNTGWRLDWNFDYDWVEVWNGPWREENEDALTWWQEQLISGKRLVAVGGSDVHRPDPYVVHGMPTTWVYSKSLTSNEILKAIDKGHVVLSYSPEGPFISLTCGNYMTGDVCQEQNQPVLISVKGTKHSDVVKVISNDGIELEVMVEDHKGQFDLTIDKGERTFYRVEVWRYFPEVNSRLLAALSNPIYFSS
- a CDS encoding carbohydrate ABC transporter permease; this encodes MKRWSQWSWKRKCFYTLNIIFLLLLVITMLVPLLNTLTVSLSSNIESMKPGIKLWPTEISLVGYETIWRKLELWRPFYNNIIVTVFGTVIHVFLSAMAGYVLVQKELPGKKLMMTFIMFTMMIPSEAIMIPLYVINKDFGLLNTLTSLVVNGLISGFSVLLMRNYFLGISHEMAESARMDGAGDFRIFTKIYLPLAKPGLATITLFEFVSRWNHFTSALLYINDDKKYTLQLALRSLIISSDSTSSSDFITANVRMAGIVIAIIPLLVIYPFVQKYFVKGLMLGSGKE
- a CDS encoding sugar ABC transporter permease, which translates into the protein MKKYKRYTWLYVMMIPIFLYFLLFAYYPLVRGLIISFQDFRIIGDRPFIGFQNYITVLNDPVFWRVLVNTIVIGGGILVIGFIFPIIVAISLNEVIRVSFKKFTQMVIYIPHLFSWVVVGGIWIYLLSPDGGLVNELIKVFGGKPIHFFTLDEYAKPLMIISAIWKDMGYTCILYLAAIVGISPSLYEAARMDGASRWDEIKNIMIPQLFSTMKVVFLLNLLGALRIFDQIIVMGNPSIARKVDVLMTYTYEKGLLEFKMGVATAASMLVIVATLILTIVVRKLIRFDEEV